In Rosa chinensis cultivar Old Blush chromosome 1, RchiOBHm-V2, whole genome shotgun sequence, a genomic segment contains:
- the LOC112186306 gene encoding non-specific phospholipase C3: protein MVSESSSSTSSCPIKTVVVLVQENRSFDHMLGWMKSLNPDINGVTGSESNLISTSDPNSKRVFFGKNSAYVDPDPGHSIQAVYEQVFGEPWSEASESKNLAPTMEGFAQNAETTQTGLAETVMNGFKPENIPVYRELVKEFAVCDRWFASVPASTQPNRQYVHSGTSHGLSGNDTILLIEGMPQKTIFESVEEAGHSFGIYYQTPPATLLYRNLRKLKYIDNFHQFDLHFKKHCEEGKLPNYTVVEQRFFDLLSLPANDDHPSHDVSEGQKFVKQVYEAIRSSPQWNEMLFIIVYDEHGGFYDHVPTPVKDVPSPDDIAGPAPYNFKFDRLGVRVPAFLISPWIERATVLHGPSGPYPSSEFEHSSIAATVKKIFNLKEFLTKRDAWAGTFDVILTRTTPRTDCPVTLPEPMKLREAGSKDDAKISDFQEELVQLAAALNGDHKKDIYPHKLVENMTVSEALKYVEGAFKMFQDECQKARENGTDESQIIVCATSPTPQSTKSFVHKMFSCLICDN from the exons aTGGTTTCAGAGTCGAGCAGCAGTACAAGTAGCTGCCCCATCAAAACGGTGGTGGTTTTGGTCCAAGAGAACCGCTCGTTCGACCACATGCTCGGGTGGATGAAGTCCCTAAACCCTGACATCAATGGCGTCACCGGTTCCGAATCCAACCTCATTTCCACCTCCGACCCTAACTCCAAACGTGTCTTCTTCGGCAAGAACTCCGCCTACGTCGACCCTGACCCAGGCCACTCCATCCAAGCTGTCTACGAGCAAGTCTTCGGCGAGCCATGGTCGGAGGCCTCTGAGTCCAAGAACCTCGCCCCAACAATGGAGGGGTTCGCACAAAACGCCGAGACAACGCAGACGGGGTTGGCTGAGACGGTGATGAACGGGTTCAAGCCGGAGAACATTCCAGTGTATAGGGAGCTGGTGAAAGAGTTTGCAGTGTGTGACAGGTGGTTTGCTTCGGTGCCGGCGTCGACGCAGCCGAACCGGCAGTACGTGCACTCGGGGACGTCGCACGGACTTTCAGGGAATGATACGATCTTGCTGATTGAGGGGATGCCGCAGAAGACCATATTTGAGTCCGTGGAGGAAGCTGGTCACTCTTTCGGAATATACTATCAGACCCCTCCTGCCACACTTTTGTACAG GAATCTAAGAAAGTTGAAGTATATTGATAACTTCCATCAGTTTGATCTACATTTTAAGAAGCATTGCGAGGAGGGCAAATTACCAAACTATACGGTTGTGGAACAAAGATTCTTCGATCTATTGTCCCTCCCTGCCAACGATGATCACCCGTCTCATGATGTCTCAGAGGGCCAGAAATTCGTAAAGCAAGTGTACGAAGCAATACGATCAAGTCCTCAGTGGAATGAAATGTTGTTCATAATTGTATATGACGAGCATGGCGGATTCTATGATCATGTTCCGACGCCTGTTAAAGATGTTCCTAGTCCTGATGACATCGCTGGTCCTGCGCCCTACAACTTTAAATTCGATCGTCTTGGTGTTAGGGTTCCGGCCTTCCTAATTTCTCCCTGGATTGAGCGTGCAACAG TGTTGCATGGACCTTCGGGGCCATATCCTTCATCAGAGTTTGAGCACTCCTCAATTGCAGCAACTGTTAAGAAGATTTTCAATCTAAAAGAGTTTCTCACAAAACGTGATGCTTGGGCAGGAACCTTTGATGTTATTTTGACTAGAACAACTCCAAGAACTGATTGCCCAG TTACCTTGCCCGAACCGATGAAACTACGAGAAGCTGGATCTAAAGATGATGCAAAAATCAGTGACTTCCAAGAAGAACTAGTGCAATTGGCTGCAGCACTAAATGGGGATCACAAGAAGGATATATATCCCCACAAATTGGTGGAGAACATGACTGTTTCAGAGGCTCTCAAATATGTGGAAGGTGCGTTTAAAATGTTTCAAGATGAATGCCAGAAAGCCAGGGAAAATGGAACCGACGAATCCCAGATTATTGTCTGCGCAACCTCTCCTACGCCGCAATCAACAAAGTCGTTTGTTCATAAGATGTTCTCTTGTTTGATCTGTGATAATTGA